The following is a genomic window from Solanum stenotomum isolate F172 chromosome 4, ASM1918654v1, whole genome shotgun sequence.
GCAAGTGACTGGTGCTGAGAGTGTTGAACTAGGATCCTATGAACTCAAGGATGTGACTCATATGTGGTTCACATAGTGAAATGAAAACAAGAGAGAGAACTCAACTCCTGTGATGTGGGACTGATTTAATAAGAGCTTTTATGGACAAGTTCTTCCCGAGAGAGTTGAGAGAGTCTAAGGCCCAggaattcatgaacttgaagaagGGTTCAATCTAAGTCTATGAATACGGACTGAAGTTCACCAGCTCTCAAgtatgctccacatatggttgcTGATTTGAGAGCACAAATTAGCAAATTCTTGTTTGAAGTATCCGATTTGGTAAAGATcgagtgcaggaatgctatgttgttaggggatatggatatctctagATTAATGGCTCGataggttgagggagataagcttaagGAAATGGCTAAGGACGACAAAAAGGCTAGAATATGAAATTATAAATACACCTTTGTTCACAATTTCAGCAGAGGTGTACAAccccagcaccttcatcatCTAGCACTCTGTTCCCCAGGTTTCGATAGCATTAATAAGCCAGGGCATCAGAATCTACGTCTCAGGGGAGTGCCTCAGGTAACTGGACTTTTccaacttttccaaagtgtaGTAACAACCATCCTGGTGAGTGTCTTGCTGGCAAAGAGgggtgctttgggtgtggtctatctggtcatagattgaaggatttcCCTTCTTCCAAGAAAGGATAGGGAGGTAACAAGGATCATTCTACAACTTCAGTAGCGCCAGCATGTCGCCCCATTAAACAGGGTGCCTCGTTTGGTACAGGTGGTGGTCAGCACCAAAATAAGTTGTATACTCTTTAGGCTCGCCAAGACCAGGAATATTCTCATGATGTGGTCACTAGTATGTTACAAGTCTTCCATTTAGATgtatatgcattgttagatccaacGGCTACACTTTCTTTTGAAACTCCCTATATAAAAGTAAACTTTGGTGTAGTCCAGAAAATCTCTTAGGACCCTTCTCAGTCTTTACTCCAGTGGGTGACTCAATTATAGCTAGACATGTATATAGAAATTTGCCCAACCACAATTTCCTAGAAAGTTACCTCAACGGACCTTATAGAGTCAGAAATGGTAGATTGCAGTGTCATTTAAGGCATAGATTAGTTACATTCCctttatgcctcagtcgattgtaggaCTAGGATTGTTCAGTTTCAGTTTCTAAGAGAGCCAGTCTTAGAGAGGAAGGGTAGTAACTCAGTGCCTATAGgtcgatttatctcttaccttaagaccagtaaaatgatttccaaaggcTATATCTATAACCTTGTTTGGTTTGAGGATTCAAACTCTGAAATCCAACTCTTAAGTCAGTCCTAGTGgtgaatgagtttccagaagatcttcctggatTTCCTCTTaaaaagggaaatcaacttcGAATAGATCTCCTTCGAGATACCCATCCTATTTATGTTCCTCCTTACATAATGGATCCAGATGACCTTAAGTAATTGAAAGaatagttgaaagaccttctagataagggcttcatcagacctaacATCTCTTTATAGGGTGCTTTAGTGTTTTTTGTGCGAAAGAAAGAAGATTTTGTAAGGATTTTCATTgactatcgtcagttgaacaatGTCACGATAAATAATAAGTATCGCATCCCCAGGATTGACGACTTGTTCAGCCAACTTCAGGGTGTtagttgcttttctaagatagacctcagatctgagTATCATCGGCTTAGAGTTAAAAAGAGTGATATCCCAAAGACAGCCTTCAAGACTCGGTAtagtcactatgaatttgtagcTATGCCTTTTCGACTAAcgaatgctcctgcagctttcatgaaCTTAATGAAAAGGGTGTTCaaacagtatttggacttgttctccattgtttttattgatgaatacTCATTTATTCTTGGATAGAGAAAGATCATGCGAGCTATCTGAGAGTAGTTCTGCAAACCCTCAAAGATAGCTAATTCTTCTCTAAGCTcaacaaatatgaattttggttACAGTCCgtcgctttccttggtcatgtggtatccaGCAAAGGGATCCTAATGGATTCTTAAAGAATTGAGGCAGTGAAACACTATCCATACGCACTTCGTTGActaatattagaagtttcttgggtttagtcGGTTACTACCGGAGGCTTGTGGAAGGATTTTTATCCATAGCTTCCCACATTGAGCAAGGTGACTCAGAAGAAGGTCAAGTTTACATGGTCAAACGAGTGTGAGAAAATCTTCTCAAAACTGAAGAccaggttgactacaactccctTTTTGACTGCACCAGATGGATCAGGCGGTTATGTGGTTTATTGTGTTGCATCCAGGGTCaacctaggttgtgtgttgattcAGCAAAGTAAGGTCATACTTTATGCTTATAGAAATcttaaggtccatga
Proteins encoded in this region:
- the LOC125861401 gene encoding uncharacterized protein LOC125861401, whose translation is MILRQLENIQLYQVPVALEDDTSLVLDFARVLESFQVAKTKVVSIGHNIFMINRRYLRGYAIGRGFCHNWRLFTNQLYFLQPGICVYIDTEIRSLYKVPCRGVQPQHLHHLALCSPGFDSINKPGHQNLRLRGVPQGALVFFVRKKEDFVRIFIDYRQLNNVTINNKYRIPRIDDLFSQLQGVSCFSKIDLRSEYHRLRVKKSDIPKTAFKTRYSHYEFVAMPFRLTNAPAAFMNLMKRVFKQYLDLFSIVFIDEYSFILG